The Equus asinus isolate D_3611 breed Donkey chromosome 4, EquAss-T2T_v2, whole genome shotgun sequence genome has a segment encoding these proteins:
- the NR4A2 gene encoding nuclear receptor subfamily 4 group A member 2 isoform X3, translated as MDNYSTGYDVKPPCLYQMPLSGQQSSIKVEDIQMHNYQQHSHLPPQSEEMMPHSGSVYYKPSSPPTPTTPGFQVQHSSMWDDPGSLHNFHQNYVATTHMIEQRKTPVSRLSLFSFKQSPPGTPVSSCQMRFDGPLHVPMNPEPAGSHHVVDGQTFAVPNPIRKPASMGFPGLQIGHASQLLDTQVPSPPSRGSPSNEGLCAVCGDNAACQHYGVRTCEGCKGFFKRTVQKNAKYVCLANKNCPVDKRRRNRCQYCRFQKCLAVGMVKEVVRTDSLKGRRGRLPSKPKSPQEPSPPSPPVSLISALVRAHVDSNPAMTSLDYSRFQANPDYQMSGDDTQHIQQFYDLLTGSMEIIRGWAEKIPGFADLPKADQDLLFESAFLELFVLRLAYRSNPVEGKLIFCNGVVLHRLQCVRGFGEWIDSIVEFSSNLQNMNIDISAFSCIAALAMVTERHGLKEPKRVEELQNKIVNCLKDHVTFNNGGLNRPNYLSKLLGKLPELRTLCTQGLQRIFYLKLEDLVPPPAIIDKLFLDTLPF; from the exons ATGGACAACTACAGCACAGGCTACGACGTCAAGCCACCTTGCTTGTACCAAATGCCCCTGTCCGGACAGCAGTCCTCCATTAAGGTAGAAGACATTCAGATGCACAACTACCAGCAACACAGCCACCTGCCCCCCCAGTCCGAGGAGATGATGCCGCACTCCGGGTCGGTTTACTACAAGCCGTCCTCGCCCCCGACGCCCACTACCCCGGGCTTCCAGGTGCAGCACAGCTCTATGTGGGACGACCCAGGCTCCCTACACAACTTCCACCAGAACTACGTGGCCACCACGCACATGATCGAGCAGAGGAAAACGCCCGTCTCCcgcctctccctcttctcctttaaGCAGTCGCCCCCCGGCACCCCAGTGTCTAGTTGCCAGATGCGCTTCGACGGGCCCCTGCACGTCCCCATGAACCCTGAGCCGGCGGGCAGCCACCACGTAGTGGACGGGCAGACCTTTGCTGTGCCCAACCCCATCCGAAAGCCCGCGTCCATGGGCTTCCCAGGCCTGCAGATCGGCCACGCGTCGCAGCTGCTCGACACGCAGGTGCCCTCGCCGCCGTCGCGAGGCTCCCCCTCCAACGAGGGGCTGTGCGCCGTGTGCGGCGACAATGCAGCCTGCCAGCACTACGGCGTGCGCACCTGTGAGGGCTGCAAAGGTTTCTTTAAG CGCACGGTGCAAAAAAACGCGAAATACGTgtgtttagcaaataaaaactgCCCAGTGGACAAGCGGCGCCGGAATCGCTGTCAGTACTGCCGATTTCAGAAGTGCCTGGCTGTTGGGATGGTCAAAGAAG TGGTTCGCACCGACAGTTTAAAAGGCCGGAGAGGTCGTTTACCCTCGAAACCGAAGAGCCCACAGGAGCCCTCTCCCCCCTCGCCCCCGGTGAGTCTGATCAGTGCCCTCGTCAGGGCCCATGTCGACTCCAACCCGGCTATGACCAGCCTGGACTATTCCAGG TTCCAGGCGAACCCTGACTATCAGATGAGTGGAGATGACACCCAGCATATCCAGCAATTCTATGATCTCCTCACTGGCTCCATGGAGATCATCAGGGGCTGGGCGGAGAAGATCCCGGGCTTCGCTGACCTGCCCAAAGCCGACCAGGACCTGCTTTTCGAGTCGGCTTTCTTAGAACTGTTTGTGCTGCGATTAGCGTACAG GTCCAACCCAGTGGAGGGTAAACTCATCTTTTGCAATGGGGTGGTCTTGCACAGGTTGCAATGCGTTCGTGGCTTTGGGGAATGGATTGATTCCATTGTTGAATTCTCCTCCAACTTGCAGAATATGAACATCGACATTTCTGCCTTCTCCTGCATTGCTGCCCTGGCTATGGTCACAG AGAGACACGGGCTCAAGGAACCCAAGAGAGTGGAGGAACTGCAAAACAAGATTGTAAATTGTCTCAAAGACCACGTGACTTTCAATAATGGGGGGTTGAATCGCCCCAACTATTTGTCCAAACTATTGGGGAAGCTCCCAGAACTCCGTACCCTTTGCACACAGGGGCTACAGCGCATTTTCTACCTGAAACTGGAAGACTTGGTACCACCGCCAGCAATAATTGACAAACTTTTCCTGGACACTTTACCTTTCTAA
- the NR4A2 gene encoding nuclear receptor subfamily 4 group A member 2 isoform X1 → MNEERHREPLTMPCVQAQYGSSPQGASPASQSYSYHSSGEYSSDFLTPEFVKFSMDLTNTEITATTSLPSFSTFMDNYSTGYDVKPPCLYQMPLSGQQSSIKVEDIQMHNYQQHSHLPPQSEEMMPHSGSVYYKPSSPPTPTTPGFQVQHSSMWDDPGSLHNFHQNYVATTHMIEQRKTPVSRLSLFSFKQSPPGTPVSSCQMRFDGPLHVPMNPEPAGSHHVVDGQTFAVPNPIRKPASMGFPGLQIGHASQLLDTQVPSPPSRGSPSNEGLCAVCGDNAACQHYGVRTCEGCKGFFKRTVQKNAKYVCLANKNCPVDKRRRNRCQYCRFQKCLAVGMVKEVVRTDSLKGRRGRLPSKPKSPQEPSPPSPPVSLISALVRAHVDSNPAMTSLDYSRFQANPDYQMSGDDTQHIQQFYDLLTGSMEIIRGWAEKIPGFADLPKADQDLLFESAFLELFVLRLAYRSNPVEGKLIFCNGVVLHRLQCVRGFGEWIDSIVEFSSNLQNMNIDISAFSCIAALAMVTERHGLKEPKRVEELQNKIVNCLKDHVTFNNGGLNRPNYLSKLLGKLPELRTLCTQGLQRIFYLKLEDLVPPPAIIDKLFLDTLPF, encoded by the exons atgaatgaagagagacACCGAGAACCCCTAA CCATGCCTTGTGTTCAGGCGCAGTATGGGTCCTCGCCtcaaggagccagccctgcttcTCAGAGCTACAGTTACCACTCTTCGGGAGAATACAGCTCCGATTTCTTAACTCCAGAGTTTGTCAAGTTTAGCATGGACCTCACCAACACTGAAATCACTGCCACCACTTCTCTCCCCAGCTTCAGTACCTTTATGGACAACTACAGCACAGGCTACGACGTCAAGCCACCTTGCTTGTACCAAATGCCCCTGTCCGGACAGCAGTCCTCCATTAAGGTAGAAGACATTCAGATGCACAACTACCAGCAACACAGCCACCTGCCCCCCCAGTCCGAGGAGATGATGCCGCACTCCGGGTCGGTTTACTACAAGCCGTCCTCGCCCCCGACGCCCACTACCCCGGGCTTCCAGGTGCAGCACAGCTCTATGTGGGACGACCCAGGCTCCCTACACAACTTCCACCAGAACTACGTGGCCACCACGCACATGATCGAGCAGAGGAAAACGCCCGTCTCCcgcctctccctcttctcctttaaGCAGTCGCCCCCCGGCACCCCAGTGTCTAGTTGCCAGATGCGCTTCGACGGGCCCCTGCACGTCCCCATGAACCCTGAGCCGGCGGGCAGCCACCACGTAGTGGACGGGCAGACCTTTGCTGTGCCCAACCCCATCCGAAAGCCCGCGTCCATGGGCTTCCCAGGCCTGCAGATCGGCCACGCGTCGCAGCTGCTCGACACGCAGGTGCCCTCGCCGCCGTCGCGAGGCTCCCCCTCCAACGAGGGGCTGTGCGCCGTGTGCGGCGACAATGCAGCCTGCCAGCACTACGGCGTGCGCACCTGTGAGGGCTGCAAAGGTTTCTTTAAG CGCACGGTGCAAAAAAACGCGAAATACGTgtgtttagcaaataaaaactgCCCAGTGGACAAGCGGCGCCGGAATCGCTGTCAGTACTGCCGATTTCAGAAGTGCCTGGCTGTTGGGATGGTCAAAGAAG TGGTTCGCACCGACAGTTTAAAAGGCCGGAGAGGTCGTTTACCCTCGAAACCGAAGAGCCCACAGGAGCCCTCTCCCCCCTCGCCCCCGGTGAGTCTGATCAGTGCCCTCGTCAGGGCCCATGTCGACTCCAACCCGGCTATGACCAGCCTGGACTATTCCAGG TTCCAGGCGAACCCTGACTATCAGATGAGTGGAGATGACACCCAGCATATCCAGCAATTCTATGATCTCCTCACTGGCTCCATGGAGATCATCAGGGGCTGGGCGGAGAAGATCCCGGGCTTCGCTGACCTGCCCAAAGCCGACCAGGACCTGCTTTTCGAGTCGGCTTTCTTAGAACTGTTTGTGCTGCGATTAGCGTACAG GTCCAACCCAGTGGAGGGTAAACTCATCTTTTGCAATGGGGTGGTCTTGCACAGGTTGCAATGCGTTCGTGGCTTTGGGGAATGGATTGATTCCATTGTTGAATTCTCCTCCAACTTGCAGAATATGAACATCGACATTTCTGCCTTCTCCTGCATTGCTGCCCTGGCTATGGTCACAG AGAGACACGGGCTCAAGGAACCCAAGAGAGTGGAGGAACTGCAAAACAAGATTGTAAATTGTCTCAAAGACCACGTGACTTTCAATAATGGGGGGTTGAATCGCCCCAACTATTTGTCCAAACTATTGGGGAAGCTCCCAGAACTCCGTACCCTTTGCACACAGGGGCTACAGCGCATTTTCTACCTGAAACTGGAAGACTTGGTACCACCGCCAGCAATAATTGACAAACTTTTCCTGGACACTTTACCTTTCTAA
- the NR4A2 gene encoding nuclear receptor subfamily 4 group A member 2 isoform X2 yields the protein MPCVQAQYGSSPQGASPASQSYSYHSSGEYSSDFLTPEFVKFSMDLTNTEITATTSLPSFSTFMDNYSTGYDVKPPCLYQMPLSGQQSSIKVEDIQMHNYQQHSHLPPQSEEMMPHSGSVYYKPSSPPTPTTPGFQVQHSSMWDDPGSLHNFHQNYVATTHMIEQRKTPVSRLSLFSFKQSPPGTPVSSCQMRFDGPLHVPMNPEPAGSHHVVDGQTFAVPNPIRKPASMGFPGLQIGHASQLLDTQVPSPPSRGSPSNEGLCAVCGDNAACQHYGVRTCEGCKGFFKRTVQKNAKYVCLANKNCPVDKRRRNRCQYCRFQKCLAVGMVKEVVRTDSLKGRRGRLPSKPKSPQEPSPPSPPVSLISALVRAHVDSNPAMTSLDYSRFQANPDYQMSGDDTQHIQQFYDLLTGSMEIIRGWAEKIPGFADLPKADQDLLFESAFLELFVLRLAYRSNPVEGKLIFCNGVVLHRLQCVRGFGEWIDSIVEFSSNLQNMNIDISAFSCIAALAMVTERHGLKEPKRVEELQNKIVNCLKDHVTFNNGGLNRPNYLSKLLGKLPELRTLCTQGLQRIFYLKLEDLVPPPAIIDKLFLDTLPF from the exons ATGCCTTGTGTTCAGGCGCAGTATGGGTCCTCGCCtcaaggagccagccctgcttcTCAGAGCTACAGTTACCACTCTTCGGGAGAATACAGCTCCGATTTCTTAACTCCAGAGTTTGTCAAGTTTAGCATGGACCTCACCAACACTGAAATCACTGCCACCACTTCTCTCCCCAGCTTCAGTACCTTTATGGACAACTACAGCACAGGCTACGACGTCAAGCCACCTTGCTTGTACCAAATGCCCCTGTCCGGACAGCAGTCCTCCATTAAGGTAGAAGACATTCAGATGCACAACTACCAGCAACACAGCCACCTGCCCCCCCAGTCCGAGGAGATGATGCCGCACTCCGGGTCGGTTTACTACAAGCCGTCCTCGCCCCCGACGCCCACTACCCCGGGCTTCCAGGTGCAGCACAGCTCTATGTGGGACGACCCAGGCTCCCTACACAACTTCCACCAGAACTACGTGGCCACCACGCACATGATCGAGCAGAGGAAAACGCCCGTCTCCcgcctctccctcttctcctttaaGCAGTCGCCCCCCGGCACCCCAGTGTCTAGTTGCCAGATGCGCTTCGACGGGCCCCTGCACGTCCCCATGAACCCTGAGCCGGCGGGCAGCCACCACGTAGTGGACGGGCAGACCTTTGCTGTGCCCAACCCCATCCGAAAGCCCGCGTCCATGGGCTTCCCAGGCCTGCAGATCGGCCACGCGTCGCAGCTGCTCGACACGCAGGTGCCCTCGCCGCCGTCGCGAGGCTCCCCCTCCAACGAGGGGCTGTGCGCCGTGTGCGGCGACAATGCAGCCTGCCAGCACTACGGCGTGCGCACCTGTGAGGGCTGCAAAGGTTTCTTTAAG CGCACGGTGCAAAAAAACGCGAAATACGTgtgtttagcaaataaaaactgCCCAGTGGACAAGCGGCGCCGGAATCGCTGTCAGTACTGCCGATTTCAGAAGTGCCTGGCTGTTGGGATGGTCAAAGAAG TGGTTCGCACCGACAGTTTAAAAGGCCGGAGAGGTCGTTTACCCTCGAAACCGAAGAGCCCACAGGAGCCCTCTCCCCCCTCGCCCCCGGTGAGTCTGATCAGTGCCCTCGTCAGGGCCCATGTCGACTCCAACCCGGCTATGACCAGCCTGGACTATTCCAGG TTCCAGGCGAACCCTGACTATCAGATGAGTGGAGATGACACCCAGCATATCCAGCAATTCTATGATCTCCTCACTGGCTCCATGGAGATCATCAGGGGCTGGGCGGAGAAGATCCCGGGCTTCGCTGACCTGCCCAAAGCCGACCAGGACCTGCTTTTCGAGTCGGCTTTCTTAGAACTGTTTGTGCTGCGATTAGCGTACAG GTCCAACCCAGTGGAGGGTAAACTCATCTTTTGCAATGGGGTGGTCTTGCACAGGTTGCAATGCGTTCGTGGCTTTGGGGAATGGATTGATTCCATTGTTGAATTCTCCTCCAACTTGCAGAATATGAACATCGACATTTCTGCCTTCTCCTGCATTGCTGCCCTGGCTATGGTCACAG AGAGACACGGGCTCAAGGAACCCAAGAGAGTGGAGGAACTGCAAAACAAGATTGTAAATTGTCTCAAAGACCACGTGACTTTCAATAATGGGGGGTTGAATCGCCCCAACTATTTGTCCAAACTATTGGGGAAGCTCCCAGAACTCCGTACCCTTTGCACACAGGGGCTACAGCGCATTTTCTACCTGAAACTGGAAGACTTGGTACCACCGCCAGCAATAATTGACAAACTTTTCCTGGACACTTTACCTTTCTAA